In a single window of the Bacteroidota bacterium genome:
- the ychF gene encoding redox-regulated ATPase YchF → MGFKAGIVGLPNVGKSTLFNALSNAGAQAANYPFCTIEPNVGMVNVPDPRLDKLSALVQPERVLPAVVQIVDIAGLVKGASKGEGLGNQFLANIRECNAILHVLRCFDEDNVVHVEGGVDPIRDKEIIDTELQLRDLDTLEKRLAKARSNTKSGNKEAVAEAAFIERVVAHIQQGHNARTLALEKHEEVELMESLFLLTAKPVLYVCNVDEGSLPQGNAYVEKVWGAVQHEQAEVVVICAGIEEQIAAMDPVDQLEFLQAMGIEEQGLHRLIRAAYRLLGLRTYFTAGKKEVRAWTITQGMTAPQAAGVIHSDFEKGFIRAETIKYDDFVSFGSEVGVKEAGRLAVQGKEYVVEDGDILHFRFNV, encoded by the coding sequence ATGGGATTCAAAGCCGGAATCGTGGGTCTGCCCAATGTGGGTAAGAGCACCCTCTTCAATGCATTGAGTAACGCCGGCGCGCAGGCGGCCAACTATCCGTTTTGCACCATCGAGCCCAACGTGGGGATGGTGAATGTGCCCGACCCCCGCCTTGACAAACTGAGTGCGCTGGTGCAGCCCGAGCGGGTGCTGCCAGCCGTGGTGCAGATTGTAGACATTGCCGGCCTGGTAAAAGGGGCTAGCAAGGGCGAAGGCCTGGGAAACCAGTTTCTGGCAAACATACGCGAGTGCAATGCCATCCTGCACGTGCTACGCTGCTTTGACGAAGACAATGTGGTGCACGTGGAGGGAGGGGTGGATCCCATCCGGGACAAAGAGATAATAGACACCGAGCTGCAGCTGCGCGACCTGGACACGCTGGAGAAGCGCCTGGCCAAGGCCAGGAGCAACACAAAGAGCGGGAACAAAGAGGCCGTGGCCGAGGCTGCCTTTATCGAGCGCGTAGTAGCCCACATCCAGCAGGGGCACAACGCCCGCACCCTGGCCCTGGAGAAGCACGAAGAGGTGGAGCTGATGGAAAGCCTATTCCTGCTGACGGCCAAGCCCGTACTGTACGTGTGCAACGTAGACGAGGGCAGCCTGCCCCAGGGCAATGCCTATGTAGAAAAAGTGTGGGGCGCGGTGCAGCACGAGCAGGCCGAGGTGGTGGTGATATGCGCCGGGATAGAGGAGCAGATAGCAGCCATGGACCCCGTCGATCAGCTGGAGTTTTTGCAGGCCATGGGCATAGAAGAGCAGGGGCTGCACCGCCTGATCCGCGCGGCCTACCGGCTGCTGGGCCTGCGCACCTACTTTACTGCCGGAAAAAAAGAGGTGCGTGCCTGGACCATTACGCAGGGTATGACGGCCCCACAGGCTGCGGGGGTTATCCACTCCGATTTTGAGAAAGGCTTTATCCGAGCCGAGACCATTAAATACGACGACTTTGTGAGCTTTGGTAGCGAAGTCGGCGTAAAGGAAGCGGGCAGGCTAGCCGTGCAGGGCAAGGAGTATGTGGTAGAGGATGGCGATATCCTGCATTTTCGCTTCAATGTATAG